The Sphingomonas sp. So64.6b genome includes a region encoding these proteins:
- a CDS encoding NADAR family protein: MSDGEIRFYRASEKPYGAFSNLYRREIEFEGDVYSTSEHAYQAGKARKPEVKAWLMAAPSPALLAMAAHGLYYWDVVPGWSQSKFDRMRGVLRAKFTQHPDLRELLLSTQSARLVEAATVDNEVNRLWGEVNGQGRNMLGELLMELRDQLRGEAREIGPTRKAA; this comes from the coding sequence ATGAGCGACGGCGAGATCCGGTTCTATCGGGCAAGCGAGAAGCCGTATGGCGCGTTCAGCAACCTGTATCGGCGTGAGATCGAGTTCGAGGGCGATGTCTATTCGACGAGCGAGCACGCTTATCAGGCTGGCAAGGCGCGCAAGCCCGAGGTGAAGGCCTGGCTGATGGCGGCGCCCTCACCAGCGTTGCTCGCCATGGCGGCACACGGCCTCTATTATTGGGACGTCGTGCCGGGCTGGTCTCAGAGCAAGTTCGATCGCATGCGAGGCGTGCTGCGCGCGAAATTTACGCAGCACCCCGACTTGCGTGAATTGCTGCTATCCACGCAATCGGCACGTCTCGTTGAGGCAGCTACGGTGGACAACGAGGTCAACCGCCTGTGGGGCGAGGTCAACGGCCAAGGTCGGAATATGCTGGGCGAATTGCTAATGGAGCTTCGCGATCAGCTGCGCGGTGAAGCCCGCGAGATCGGCCCAACCCGCAAGGCGGCCTGA
- a CDS encoding helix-turn-helix domain-containing protein — protein MSTALDSLITVRIRDACRITGIGRSKLYELIASGDVETIKVGAITLIPVDSLREFLAGLRQGR, from the coding sequence ATGAGCACCGCGCTCGATAGCCTGATCACCGTCCGGATACGCGATGCGTGCCGGATCACCGGTATCGGCCGATCAAAGCTTTACGAGCTCATTGCAAGTGGCGATGTCGAAACGATCAAGGTCGGCGCCATCACCCTTATTCCGGTGGACAGCTTGCGGGAATTCCTCGCCGGTCTTCGTCAAGGTCGATAA
- a CDS encoding helix-turn-helix transcriptional regulator codes for MKPTRKERTDLERRIRQARKRSSLTNAALADLAKVDPSQVSRICRGDFRTISDSVVRICTTLKVPIAARPASSGVRGASRPDAASAAEIRTDAAWARLEKSVRKIWDRTPQGADRLARVLEAVAEVRRG; via the coding sequence ATGAAGCCGACTCGCAAGGAAAGGACTGATTTAGAACGGCGGATCCGGCAGGCTCGGAAGCGTTCGAGCCTGACCAACGCGGCCTTGGCGGACCTGGCGAAAGTGGATCCAAGCCAAGTGTCCCGGATTTGCCGCGGCGATTTTCGCACTATCAGCGACAGTGTCGTGCGAATCTGCACAACGCTGAAAGTTCCGATCGCGGCACGCCCCGCATCGTCTGGCGTGCGCGGCGCGTCTCGGCCGGATGCAGCGTCGGCAGCCGAAATCCGCACCGATGCGGCGTGGGCCCGCCTGGAAAAGTCCGTCCGCAAGATCTGGGACCGGACGCCGCAGGGCGCTGATCGACTTGCCCGCGTGCTGGAAGCGGTCGCCGAGGTGCGGCGCGGATAG
- a CDS encoding PfkB family carbohydrate kinase yields the protein MATETVDVVGTGFTVLDRIYADLRAVASEELGGSCGNVLLSLAMLSRCVAPVLNLGLDDVGNRLVGEFKGAGAETRYIRRRSDRRSPVLAQHLDTVSGSHFFAFTCPETNEELPGYEPIEWQDVEHARPMLMNCAIFYTDRLSDAIVEAMETAAGAGAIVYFEPSEVKRADLFRRAVAVTTVLKFSADRLDGFMNEGVPSTAISIVTYGEVGLELRMGSNRHWCHSYPAPEVRDTCGSGDMVSVGLIDWLLAHRASRQSGFDLDMLVPGIEAGQRLAAENCAYVGARGLFRQRGAAYARSVLSGEVE from the coding sequence ATGGCAACGGAAACGGTCGACGTTGTCGGAACCGGCTTCACGGTGCTGGACCGCATTTATGCGGACCTGCGCGCCGTCGCGTCGGAGGAACTGGGCGGATCCTGCGGTAACGTTCTGCTGTCTCTTGCCATGCTGAGCCGCTGCGTTGCGCCGGTCCTCAATCTTGGTCTGGATGACGTCGGCAACCGGCTCGTGGGCGAGTTCAAGGGCGCCGGCGCGGAAACAAGATACATACGGCGTCGCAGCGACCGCCGGTCACCGGTCTTGGCCCAGCACCTCGATACCGTGTCAGGGAGTCATTTCTTCGCTTTCACCTGCCCCGAGACGAACGAGGAACTGCCTGGTTACGAGCCGATCGAATGGCAGGATGTCGAGCACGCCCGGCCGATGCTAATGAACTGCGCGATCTTTTATACCGACCGTTTGTCGGACGCGATCGTGGAGGCGATGGAAACCGCCGCCGGAGCAGGGGCCATCGTTTATTTCGAACCTTCCGAGGTGAAGCGCGCGGACCTGTTTCGGCGCGCCGTCGCGGTGACTACCGTCCTGAAGTTTTCCGCTGACCGCCTCGACGGGTTCATGAATGAAGGCGTTCCGAGTACGGCGATTTCGATCGTCACTTATGGTGAGGTCGGACTGGAGCTTCGTATGGGAAGCAATCGGCATTGGTGCCATTCCTATCCGGCACCCGAAGTGCGCGATACCTGCGGGTCAGGCGACATGGTGAGTGTAGGCTTGATCGATTGGCTGCTGGCCCATCGCGCTTCGCGCCAGAGCGGCTTTGATCTCGATATGTTGGTGCCCGGCATCGAGGCCGGGCAACGGCTCGCGGCGGAGAATTGCGCCTATGTCGGCGCACGAGGCCTCTTCCGCCAACGTGGTGCGGCTTATGCTCGGTCAGTGCTCAGCGGCGAGGTCGAATAA
- a CDS encoding ribbon-helix-helix domain-containing protein, producing MKTFKTRHQFYLPDDLTEALDKLAGKPGASKTAVLTDALRAWLDRRAGNELDQRFGPRLDRQNRTSDRIETKLNSVSAILDLFVAHQLTITAHQPPFDDVTGQLGMKRYRQFMDQVSRQLQAKRGDETLAPVELKR from the coding sequence ATGAAGACGTTCAAGACCCGCCACCAATTCTATCTTCCCGATGACCTGACCGAGGCGCTGGATAAGCTCGCCGGCAAGCCGGGCGCGTCCAAGACGGCCGTGTTGACCGATGCGCTCCGTGCCTGGCTCGACCGTCGCGCCGGCAACGAGCTGGATCAGCGCTTCGGGCCGCGGCTCGATCGGCAGAACCGCACCAGCGATCGGATCGAGACAAAGCTCAACAGCGTTTCCGCCATCCTCGATTTATTCGTCGCTCACCAATTGACGATCACTGCCCATCAACCACCGTTCGATGACGTGACGGGTCAGCTGGGCATGAAACGCTATCGGCAGTTCATGGACCAGGTCAGCCGCCAGTTACAGGCCAAGCGTGGTGATGAGACGCTAGCACCCGTGGAATTGAAGCGATGA